In Homo sapiens chromosome 11, GRCh38.p14 Primary Assembly, one DNA window encodes the following:
- the OR8A1 gene encoding olfactory receptor 8A1, producing MAAGNHSTVTEFILKGLTKRADLQLPLFLLFLGIYLVTIVGNLGMITLICLNSQLHTPMYYFLSNLSLMDLCYSSVITPKMLVNFVSEKNIISYAGCMSQLYFFLVFVIAECYMLTVMAYDRYVAICHPLLYNIIMSHHTCLLLVAVVYAIGLIGSTIETGLMLKLPYCEHLISHYFCDILPLMKLSCSSTYDVEMTVFFSAGFNIIVTSLTVLVSYTFILSSILGISTTEGRSKAFSTCSSHLAAVGMFYGSTAFMYLKPSTISSLTQENVASVFYTTVIPMLNPLIYSLRNKEVKAAVQKTLRGKLF from the coding sequence ATGGCTGCAGGAAATCACTCTACAGTGACAGAGTTCATTCTCAAGGGTTTAACGAAGAGAGCAGACCTCCAGCTccccctctttctcctcttcctcggGATCTACTTGGTCACCATCGTGGGGAACCTGGGCATGATCACTCTAATTTGTCTGAACTCTCAGCTGCACACCCCCATGTACTACTTTCTCAGCAATCTGTCACTCATGGATCTCTGCTACTCCTCCGTCATTACCCCTAAGATGCTGGTGAACTTTGTGTCAGAGAAAAACATCATCTCCTACGCAGGGTGCATGTCACAGCTCtacttcttccttgtttttgtcattgCTGAGTGTTACATGCTGACAGTGATGGCCTACGACCGCTATGTTGCCATCTGCCACCCTTTGCTTTACAACATCATTATGTCTCATCACACCTGCCTGCTGCTGGTGGCTGTGGTCTACGCCATCGGACTCATTGGCTCCACAATAGAAACTGGCCTCATGTTAAAACTGCCCTATTGTGAGCACCTCATCAGTCACTACTTCTGTGACATCCTCCCTCTCATGAAGCTGTCCTGCTCTAGCACCTATGATGTTGAGATGACAGTCTTCTTTTCGGCTGGATTCAACATCATAGTCACGAGCTTAACAGTTCTTGTTTCTTACACCTTCATTCTCTCCAGCATCCTCGGCATCAGCACCACAGAGGGGAGATCCAAAGCCTTCAGCACCTGCAGCTCCCACCTTGCAGCCGTGGGAATGTTCTATGGATCAACTGCATTCATGTACTTAAAACCCTCCACAATCAGTTCCTTGACCCAGGAGAATGTGGCCTCTGTGTTCTACACCACGGTAATCCCCATGTTGAATCCCCTAATCTACAGCCTGAGGAACAAGGAAGTAAAGGCTGCCGTGCAGAAAACGCTGAGGGGTAAACTGTTTTGA